The Vanessa tameamea isolate UH-Manoa-2023 chromosome 25, ilVanTame1 primary haplotype, whole genome shotgun sequence genome segment tgttgttgatataaaaaaggatGTCGTAGTTTTTAGTTAGTAGAAAAGGAAGTAAGTGCAGGCGGGCATTCTTCGGACTATTGTAGAACGAATCACTACACCATTGttactatcaatataaaatttattaatgcaaaaagaGTTTTTCTGGACTTCTATATGGATCCCGGGGAGAATTCTGGCGAATCGCCGACATACACGTTTTCAAACTGACAAAAGTATTGTTTGTGAATACGGTTGAAATGCGAAACGAATGCAAGTATTAACTACagatacatatacatttaaagtCAAGCTATTtacagtttaaattattttatatatatatatatattaggaatGTAACGACGGGCGGAGAGGTCGATGGAATGAATTTTGTAGAACATTCTAGAATCAGGTTTAACTAACCGGAGCAATACGAGGGATAGCTGGTACATCGGTATATAGTTTTAAGATCATCACTTTTATCAGTAACAGCTTTTATCATCGAGCAAGATCTTTTAACATCAGATTTTTTGcttaaaatcaattgatatacgTTGTTGTCATTCGGTTTTGACTTTTCCCTCAGCCAACGCAATTTTTTCTCAGTTTGCGATTGTATTGATACTTTAAAAGAAGGTGATAGTAAATTGATTTCTCGGATTAAATCTTGTCGAACTTTTGACGATTGCTTTCGTTcatttttggattttttattCGGTAAGTCCCGATCTCTCGTTGTTCCTTCAATGTTGTCTTTGAAACGAAAATTTTGACAGCCATCGTTTGAATCTAAAAAGCATTTGATGAGCGTACTTATGGCGCAGTCTCGCATGCAATATTGTCTATACCAATTTTGGTTAGATGTTGCTGTATCTGCTTTCAAGATGTCTTCTTCACTGGACAGACTACTAAAAGATGTTTGGGTAGCATTACCATTACGAGTCATTAAGATATTCTTGTCTGTTAGATTAAATTTATCTGTCATCTCTATTTCTTGGTTTCCTTTAAGTTGTATGCACTTGTTTGATATAACTTTTGTTATTTCTGCACTTAACGCTTTAtcggtattatttattttcatattaacgtCATTCGTATCACTCGCATAGTTACGTTTATCTGTTGTTGCGTGACAATCAGTTCCCTCATATTGTGTTTCTTTTTCGAGCATGTTTCTAATATTAGAACTCTCTTTATAGATCTTACCTAAAAGACTTAATCCTTGAATTCTATTTGTACAAAGTTTCTCGTGTTTCcgcaataattttgtataaagattattaatatctttatgCAAAGTTGGCAAGTCTTtagataatatagaaatattttctagTAGCAGCAGTATAAACTCCTCGTCTATAACTTTAGgaacattttcaaaaatagataattctgccttgttttttataattgaagacaatctttttatatttttgattgaaacatttttaacttcattgtctttaaataatctctttaatttcattttagatGCAAATGCtttatttaatgacaaaatGAAACAAGGCTGTAGGTCATATTCGTTTATGATTTTAGGTTCAGTAGAATCTTTGTCCAAGTGTATTTTGTAAGTTCTCATATTATCACACCGATTTTTTGCTATATACGCTTTAGATGAAACATTGCTATCAGTTAAGAAAGGGTTTATTGCAAAGTCGTTTATACGATTTTGTGGATGAGATTCTTCGCTACTGCTAAGATACGGTTTCAAGTCTGTAGCTTCATTACTGATGTTAATAAAAGGGGTGTGCAGAATGGTACATGGTGATATAGatctttttgtaaaaaataaattcgttttcgAAATATCTGATAGTAAGTTTTCTTggttaatttttacattaggTACCCCTTCTGTGAAATTTAAACTAAGATTAAGAGTTTTTTTCTCTCCAGATTTGTTAGTTTTGTCTTTCATATTCATGGTGATGGAACCTTCGCTAAGAAAGTCTAGATCATTCGTCATTGAAATATGCTCTAAATTATATTCAGAAACATTAACTAACAcagaattgttattattaggCTTCGTTTCATAATTTCCTAGTTCATCTTTAATGGGATGAAATGAAATTCCATCCCAGCCTATTAGTGCATTCGTTGTAATAGTTTTGGTGTTATAAGTTTCATTTTTCTTGGAAAATAACGTTGTAACTTTGTCTAATATATCTTTGAGAAATATTTGACCGGGATCAGTAAGTCTGCGTTTATTATCGCCAATTTCTCTTGTTGAAATACTTTtagatatgtttttttgtacAGATTCAGCTTGAACATCACATTTTGGCTGACAAGCGTCTGAACCTTCTGTGGACGAATTGCTTTCGATATTGTTTTCGTTTTCATACAGTAAGTCTAAATAGGCACCCAAGAATTCTTTAGCAACATCAGCTGGTATGGGTAATtcgctaattaaattatttattgtatcttgTATTTTAGGTATCTCATTTGAAGAATCAGAGTTATCAAATACATCACCATCCCTAGCcaccttattaatattttgttgtgaTATGTTATCgagattattaataagttttttagttattttaatatctttttctCTGCTTTTATTTACTGCACCGCAAATGTATACtgtattctttaaaattttttcAAGTTCTTGTATACGCctttcttttataaaactatCGGTCAATGTTGACGATATAGTTTTATCATTTTCTtgcttcatttgttttaatgttcCTTCTATAAAGTCACTGATACCGTAAAACTGTGTAGCTCTATTAACGCTTTTTATTGGTAGGTTAGATGTCGTTTGatctttagaaaaatatttgttagatTGTCTATCTAtagattttgatttcatttcaatttcttCGATATTTTTGTTACTACTAATCCAATATTGTAATAAGCATTTGAACAACGTTTGAATTGGTGTGTTTTGTAATtcaatcttttctttttttacatcGTATATTTCTTTTACGACGTCATTTAGATATACTTTAAATTCATCACAACCTAATTCATTACACCTGTTACTACCAAAGGTAGATAGAAGGAGTTTTTCCACCAAAGCGTCAGATTCGGAATGAGTGAAAGAATCTTGTAACGCTTTGTCTTCTTTATTATCTATTGTAGCTTGAATGTTTGCATGTTTCTGTATTACCTCATATCCAGTATATTTACCTACTTTAGATTTTTTCACTtcctttaatttatacttatcaAGCAACATATATGTACTGAGCGGTTTCTTGAGAGTCGGCTCCTGATATAGATTCTTGTACTTGACAAGATTTGTcgactttttactttttcttgCAAGAGGATTATTTTCTACGTTTTCCCTTTTCTTTCTTGAAAAGAGAA includes the following:
- the LOC135194137 gene encoding uncharacterized protein LOC135194137, translating into MKKKIIDSKFIDNLCDEQKNTKAVTCVKTRSGGNLNPQSPDTSIVTTDAEKQMHSTDLEFNKTSGFESSLLGEFSINTPNLKGNIIDKYPILNNLSAENNDCIKETKALLSSNKVPGTPTLFLFSRKKRENVENNPLARKSKKSTNLVKYKNLYQEPTLKKPLSTYMLLDKYKLKEVKKSKVGKYTGYEVIQKHANIQATIDNKEDKALQDSFTHSESDALVEKLLLSTFGSNRCNELGCDEFKVYLNDVVKEIYDVKKEKIELQNTPIQTLFKCLLQYWISSNKNIEEIEMKSKSIDRQSNKYFSKDQTTSNLPIKSVNRATQFYGISDFIEGTLKQMKQENDKTISSTLTDSFIKERRIQELEKILKNTVYICGAVNKSREKDIKITKKLINNLDNISQQNINKVARDGDVFDNSDSSNEIPKIQDTINNLISELPIPADVAKEFLGAYLDLLYENENNIESNSSTEGSDACQPKCDVQAESVQKNISKSISTREIGDNKRRLTDPGQIFLKDILDKVTTLFSKKNETYNTKTITTNALIGWDGISFHPIKDELGNYETKPNNNNSVLVNVSEYNLEHISMTNDLDFLSEGSITMNMKDKTNKSGEKKTLNLSLNFTEGVPNVKINQENLLSDISKTNLFFTKRSISPCTILHTPFINISNEATDLKPYLSSSEESHPQNRINDFAINPFLTDSNVSSKAYIAKNRCDNMRTYKIHLDKDSTEPKIINEYDLQPCFILSLNKAFASKMKLKRLFKDNEVKNVSIKNIKRLSSIIKNKAELSIFENVPKVIDEEFILLLLENISILSKDLPTLHKDINNLYTKLLRKHEKLCTNRIQGLSLLGKIYKESSNIRNMLEKETQYEGTDCHATTDKRNYASDTNDVNMKINNTDKALSAEITKVISNKCIQLKGNQEIEMTDKFNLTDKNILMTRNGNATQTSFSSLSSEEDILKADTATSNQNWYRQYCMRDCAISTLIKCFLDSNDGCQNFRFKDNIEGTTRDRDLPNKKSKNERKQSSKVRQDLIREINLLSPSFKVSIQSQTEKKLRWLREKSKPNDNNVYQLILSKKSDVKRSCSMIKAVTDKSDDLKTIYRCTSYPSYCSG